A part of Melittangium boletus DSM 14713 genomic DNA contains:
- a CDS encoding lipoxygenase family protein translates to MSSAQTVSSRSESSASEYQYNYTYVAPLALAQEVPASQKPTLVWWGQVIAQVLHIASNRLHWVQEQEQRKHGGTAPSTAALSVDLSHVGVGRLELAHLKKLPAPSTLAGKLFGELHEFGEAAELAGKTALLARKAHNQELGSLFDVFKLVLEAITTKPTGRPNSMQDYFNLFTTLPLPAEAPSYEDDATFTWLRVAGFNPLVIRRARTLEDTLGLQDASLSAVLGEGDTVQRALSEGRLYLADYQALARVINGNFPNGPKYGFAPRALFGLPAGSGPRRLRALGIRCGQDASAYPLYTPADGEAWTQAKTTVSVADVNYHEMISHLAHTHLLVDPFVVATHRNLPDEHPVSVLLRPHFEGTLYINYAAHEHLIAPGGDVDMMMAGTIQATQTLAVTALIDDPSFGFNQGMLPNALRQRDVNDPDLDYPYREDAKLLWGAIENWVRAYVGIYYTSDTAVAEDTALQAWAAEVASQNGGRVKGFGEEGIAGKLSTVDYLIQALTMVIFTGSAQHAAVNFAQAGVMTFVPLAPGSAYRAAPPSRADAALNPGLDQYPPLDMAALQLEFLSLLGGVHHTKLGDYPFMWFKNLHVHGHLKAFQEDLERIGATIQERNTQRLFPYPYFIPSAIPQSINI, encoded by the coding sequence ATGTCCTCCGCTCAAACCGTGTCGTCGCGCAGTGAGTCGTCCGCGTCCGAGTACCAGTACAACTACACGTACGTCGCTCCCCTCGCGCTGGCCCAGGAGGTCCCCGCGAGTCAGAAGCCCACGCTGGTGTGGTGGGGCCAGGTCATCGCGCAGGTCCTCCACATCGCCAGCAACCGCCTGCACTGGGTCCAGGAGCAGGAGCAGCGCAAGCACGGCGGCACGGCGCCCAGCACCGCGGCGCTGAGCGTGGACCTGTCCCACGTGGGGGTGGGCCGGTTGGAGCTCGCCCACCTCAAGAAGCTGCCCGCGCCCTCGACGCTGGCCGGCAAGCTGTTCGGCGAGCTGCACGAGTTCGGTGAGGCCGCCGAGCTGGCCGGGAAGACCGCGCTCCTGGCCCGCAAGGCCCACAACCAGGAGCTGGGCAGCCTGTTCGACGTGTTCAAGCTGGTGCTCGAGGCCATCACGACCAAGCCCACGGGCCGCCCGAACTCGATGCAGGACTACTTCAACCTCTTCACCACCCTGCCGCTGCCCGCGGAGGCCCCGAGCTACGAGGACGATGCCACCTTCACCTGGCTGCGCGTGGCGGGCTTCAACCCGCTCGTGATCCGCCGCGCCCGCACGCTCGAGGACACGCTCGGACTGCAGGACGCGTCGCTGAGCGCCGTGCTCGGCGAGGGCGACACGGTCCAGCGCGCCCTGAGCGAGGGACGGCTGTACCTGGCGGACTACCAGGCGCTCGCGCGCGTCATCAACGGCAACTTCCCCAACGGCCCCAAGTATGGCTTCGCGCCCCGCGCCCTGTTCGGCCTGCCTGCGGGCAGCGGACCGCGGCGGTTGCGCGCCCTGGGCATCCGTTGTGGCCAGGATGCGAGCGCCTACCCGCTCTACACGCCCGCGGACGGCGAGGCCTGGACGCAGGCCAAGACGACCGTTTCCGTGGCGGACGTGAACTACCACGAGATGATCTCCCACCTGGCGCACACGCACCTGCTCGTGGATCCCTTCGTGGTCGCCACCCACCGCAACCTGCCCGACGAGCATCCGGTGAGCGTGCTGCTGCGGCCCCACTTCGAGGGCACGCTGTACATCAACTACGCCGCCCATGAGCACCTCATCGCCCCCGGTGGAGACGTGGACATGATGATGGCCGGGACCATCCAGGCCACCCAGACACTCGCCGTGACGGCGCTGATCGATGACCCCTCGTTCGGCTTCAACCAGGGCATGCTGCCCAATGCCTTGCGGCAGCGGGATGTGAATGATCCCGACCTGGACTACCCCTACCGCGAGGACGCGAAGCTGCTGTGGGGTGCCATCGAGAACTGGGTGCGGGCCTACGTGGGCATCTATTACACCTCGGACACGGCGGTGGCCGAGGACACCGCGCTCCAGGCGTGGGCCGCCGAGGTGGCGTCCCAGAATGGCGGCCGGGTGAAGGGCTTCGGCGAGGAGGGCATCGCGGGCAAGCTGTCCACGGTGGACTACCTCATCCAGGCGCTCACCATGGTCATCTTCACCGGCAGCGCGCAGCACGCGGCGGTGAACTTCGCCCAGGCCGGAGTGATGACGTTCGTGCCGCTCGCGCCCGGCTCCGCCTACCGCGCCGCGCCCCCCAGCCGCGCCGATGCCGCGCTCAACCCGGGCCTCGACCAGTACCCGCCCCTGGACATGGCCGCCCTGCAGCTCGAATTCCTCTCGCTGCTCGGCGGGGTGCACCACACGAAGCTCGGGGACTACCCCTTCATGTGGTTCAAGAACCTGCACGTGCACGGCCACCTGAAGGCCTTCCAGGAGGACCTGGAGCGCATCGGCGCCACCATCCAGGAGCGCAACACCCAGCGCCTCTTCCCCTACCCCTACTTCATCCCCTCGGCGATCCCCCAGAGCATCAACATCTGA
- a CDS encoding efflux RND transporter permease subunit — translation MRFPVDFGGGMERFARLSYRRPGRVLACAVVVALLAGMLASRLLFHGSFVELLPAHTVEVSDLETVSQKAGGDGYLVLRAQGAAPEELRRFAHALAPRLETLEEVRYVEYRYDTRFFADRSLLLLSAPQLKGLREDLEEALRQQKLAANPLFVSLDDTPPLTFEEIARKHAPKLGVSEYLTSPDGRELYLFVKPAGLAGDLVFAQQLVSRVQATSDEVAKGFPGVRTDATGTHVLRIEEDRRMREDLTRASMLSGLIAALIVALSCRRLTSLAVVGLPVGAGLLVTFAVVQLTIGYLNIITGFLVAILIGLGIEYGLHLAMRYSEERRELPAEAALIAAVQGTWAGALTSACTNAAAFAALTLAQFQAFAQFGWIAASGVMCTVLATYLVGPTLIALTERLRPSRAAAPLPHRPRRGSPRPVPRGLLVGIVVGVGALVAYSASVAGTIGFEPNMRKLRGEFAATRLDDHIIAQLGRRHAPTVFLSPDVAQAGQLATTLRELEARHGKDRTFAEVVSLNDFLPRTGADVEAERAALRAFMEDLPEEARTSDRLRPALDRMEALLDAKPYGAEALPAEVRRRFTALDGEGSFVMAFKRESLSDTDALHRFGAQMDELREVAKARGLDMKVLDSNLIAYRIFELVRKDGPGLLLAAGLAVFAMMAMSLRSIRRAGLVAGPLYVGLACLPAAMHLYGLKLNFINAVVLPNLLAIAVDNAVHLYHRYREEGPGSLAHVVRTTGVAAVVATLSNAAGYGALLTARHPGLKSIGELALLGVACAFLGTTVLFPAVLALLERKPPGSRLDEDESLLPLPGEADADEEVQQSA, via the coding sequence GTGCGTTTCCCTGTGGACTTCGGCGGTGGGATGGAGCGCTTCGCCCGGCTGTCATACCGACGGCCGGGGCGGGTGCTCGCGTGTGCCGTGGTGGTGGCGCTCCTGGCGGGCATGCTCGCCTCGCGCCTGCTTTTTCATGGCTCCTTCGTGGAGCTGCTCCCCGCGCACACCGTCGAGGTGAGCGACCTGGAGACCGTGTCCCAGAAGGCGGGGGGCGATGGCTACCTGGTGCTCCGCGCCCAGGGGGCGGCGCCGGAGGAGTTGCGCCGCTTCGCCCATGCGCTCGCGCCCCGGCTCGAGACGCTGGAGGAGGTGCGCTACGTCGAATACCGCTATGACACGCGCTTCTTCGCGGACCGCTCCCTGCTCCTCCTGTCCGCGCCCCAGCTCAAGGGCCTGCGCGAGGACCTGGAGGAGGCGCTGCGGCAGCAGAAGCTCGCGGCCAACCCGCTCTTCGTGTCGCTGGATGACACGCCGCCGCTCACCTTCGAGGAGATCGCCCGCAAGCACGCGCCCAAGCTGGGGGTGAGCGAGTACCTGACGTCGCCGGATGGGCGCGAGCTGTACCTGTTCGTCAAGCCGGCGGGCCTCGCGGGGGACCTGGTGTTCGCCCAGCAACTGGTGTCGCGGGTGCAAGCCACGAGCGACGAGGTGGCCAAGGGCTTTCCGGGCGTGCGCACGGACGCCACGGGCACGCATGTGCTGCGCATCGAGGAGGACCGGCGCATGCGCGAGGATCTCACGCGCGCCTCCATGCTCTCGGGGCTCATCGCCGCGCTGATCGTCGCCCTGTCGTGCCGGCGCCTCACCTCGCTGGCGGTGGTGGGCCTCCCCGTGGGCGCGGGCCTGCTCGTCACCTTCGCCGTGGTGCAGCTGACCATCGGCTACCTCAACATCATCACCGGCTTCCTGGTGGCCATCCTCATCGGCCTGGGCATCGAGTACGGCCTGCACCTGGCCATGCGCTACTCGGAGGAGCGCCGCGAGCTGCCCGCCGAGGCCGCGTTGATCGCCGCCGTGCAGGGCACCTGGGCCGGGGCGCTCACGTCCGCGTGCACCAACGCGGCCGCCTTCGCCGCGCTCACGCTCGCCCAGTTCCAGGCCTTCGCCCAGTTCGGGTGGATCGCCGCCTCGGGCGTGATGTGCACGGTGCTGGCCACGTACCTGGTGGGCCCCACGCTCATCGCCCTCACCGAGCGGCTGCGGCCCTCGCGCGCGGCGGCACCCCTGCCGCACCGGCCTCGCCGCGGCTCGCCGCGGCCGGTACCCCGGGGGCTCCTGGTGGGCATCGTCGTGGGCGTGGGCGCCCTCGTGGCCTACTCGGCCTCGGTGGCGGGGACGATCGGCTTCGAGCCCAACATGCGCAAGCTGCGCGGGGAGTTCGCCGCCACGCGCCTGGATGACCACATCATCGCCCAGCTCGGACGGCGCCACGCGCCCACCGTCTTCCTGTCGCCGGACGTGGCCCAGGCGGGTCAGCTCGCCACCACGCTGCGCGAGCTGGAGGCCCGTCACGGCAAGGACCGGACGTTCGCCGAGGTGGTATCGCTCAACGACTTCCTGCCGCGCACGGGCGCGGACGTGGAGGCGGAGCGTGCCGCGCTGCGCGCCTTCATGGAGGACCTGCCCGAGGAGGCCCGGACGTCGGACCGGCTGCGCCCGGCGTTGGATCGCATGGAGGCGCTGCTCGATGCGAAGCCCTACGGCGCCGAGGCGCTTCCCGCCGAGGTCCGCCGCCGCTTCACCGCGCTGGATGGCGAGGGCAGCTTCGTGATGGCCTTCAAGCGCGAGTCGCTGTCGGACACGGACGCGCTGCACCGCTTCGGCGCGCAGATGGACGAGCTGCGCGAGGTGGCGAAGGCGCGGGGGCTGGACATGAAGGTGCTCGACTCCAACCTCATCGCCTACCGCATCTTCGAGCTGGTGCGGAAGGACGGCCCCGGGCTGCTGCTGGCGGCGGGCCTGGCGGTGTTCGCGATGATGGCGATGAGCCTGCGCAGCATCCGGCGGGCGGGGCTGGTCGCGGGGCCGCTGTACGTGGGGCTCGCGTGCCTGCCGGCGGCGATGCACCTGTACGGGCTCAAGCTCAACTTCATCAACGCGGTGGTGCTGCCCAACCTCCTGGCCATCGCGGTGGACAACGCGGTGCACCTCTACCACCGCTACCGGGAGGAGGGGCCGGGCTCGCTGGCCCACGTGGTGCGCACCACGGGGGTGGCGGCGGTGGTGGCCACGCTGTCCAACGCCGCGGGCTATGGCGCGCTGCTCACCGCGCGGCATCCGGGCCTCAAGTCCATTGGCGAGCTGGCCCTGCTGGGCGTGGCGTGCGCCTTCCTGGGGACGACGGTGCTCTTCCCCGCGGTGCTCGCGCTGCTGGAGCGCAAGCCCCCCGGCTCGCGCCTGGACGAGGACGAGAGCCTCTTGCCCCTGCCGGGCGAGGCGGACGCGGACGAGGAAGTCCAGCAGTCCGCCTGA
- a CDS encoding dihydrolipoyl dehydrogenase family protein: protein MAEAFDVVVIGAGPAGEVAGARAAQAGLSVALVERELLGGECSYWACVPSKVLLRPGEARWLAEHATGVRETLKGAIDARAVLAYRDSMVSNYQDDSQVKWAEDAKLKVVRGTGRLTGPRKVRVEGKDGSARELEARKAVVLATGSQPRIPDVSGLKEANPWDNRQGTASKEVPKRLVVLGGGAVAVELAQAWRVLGSEVTLVQRGKGLLSRMEPFVGEQVAQGLRDAGVRVLLGVTATRVHRPGGKGEVTVTLSNDEEVRADEILVAMGRVPRTDALGLETVGLQGGKPVEVDDQLRAKGVEGGWLYACGDVNGRNLLTHMGKYQARQVGDIIAGKQARAWADAKATPQVVFTHPQAAGVGLTEAKAREAGLPVRTVEKALEEVTGTSLLGKGLSGTVKLVVDEKRRIIVGATFTGPEVGEMLHAATIAIAGEVSLDTLWHAVPAFPTVSEVWLKLLEDYGL, encoded by the coding sequence ATGGCGGAAGCTTTCGACGTGGTGGTGATTGGAGCGGGGCCCGCGGGGGAAGTCGCTGGTGCTCGCGCCGCGCAGGCCGGGCTGTCGGTGGCTTTGGTGGAGCGGGAACTGCTCGGCGGTGAGTGCTCCTATTGGGCCTGCGTTCCCAGCAAGGTCCTCTTGCGTCCGGGGGAGGCGCGGTGGCTGGCGGAGCACGCCACGGGCGTGCGCGAAACCCTGAAGGGCGCCATCGACGCTCGCGCGGTGCTGGCCTACCGGGACTCCATGGTGAGCAACTACCAGGACGACTCCCAGGTGAAGTGGGCGGAGGACGCGAAGCTGAAGGTGGTGCGTGGCACCGGGAGACTCACCGGCCCGCGCAAGGTGCGGGTGGAGGGCAAGGACGGCTCGGCGCGCGAGCTGGAGGCCCGGAAGGCGGTGGTGCTGGCCACCGGCAGTCAGCCGCGCATCCCGGACGTTTCCGGGCTGAAGGAGGCGAATCCCTGGGACAACCGCCAGGGCACCGCGTCCAAGGAGGTCCCCAAGCGGTTGGTGGTGCTGGGCGGCGGCGCGGTGGCGGTGGAGCTGGCACAGGCCTGGCGGGTGCTGGGCTCCGAGGTGACGCTGGTCCAGCGTGGAAAGGGCCTGCTGTCCCGAATGGAGCCCTTCGTCGGCGAGCAGGTGGCCCAGGGGCTGAGGGATGCCGGAGTGCGTGTGCTGCTGGGCGTGACGGCCACGCGCGTCCACCGTCCCGGGGGCAAGGGCGAGGTGACGGTGACGCTGTCGAATGACGAGGAGGTTCGCGCGGACGAAATCCTGGTCGCCATGGGCCGGGTGCCCCGCACGGACGCGCTGGGATTGGAGACGGTGGGCCTCCAGGGCGGCAAGCCGGTGGAGGTGGATGATCAGCTCCGCGCGAAGGGCGTGGAAGGCGGTTGGCTCTACGCCTGCGGCGACGTCAACGGACGCAACCTCCTCACGCACATGGGCAAGTACCAGGCTCGCCAGGTGGGCGACATCATCGCGGGCAAGCAGGCGCGAGCGTGGGCGGACGCGAAGGCGACACCCCAGGTCGTCTTCACCCATCCGCAGGCGGCCGGGGTGGGGCTCACCGAGGCCAAGGCCCGCGAGGCGGGGCTGCCCGTGCGCACAGTGGAGAAGGCCCTCGAGGAGGTGACGGGCACCTCGCTGCTGGGCAAGGGGCTCTCTGGCACCGTGAAGCTGGTGGTGGACGAAAAGCGCCGGATCATCGTGGGCGCGACCTTCACCGGGCCGGAGGTGGGAGAGATGCTTCATGCGGCCACGATCGCCATCGCGGGAGAGGTGTCACTCGACACGCTCTGGCACGCCGTCCCCGCGTTTCCCACCGTGAGCGAGGTGTGGCTGAAGCTGCTGGAGGACTACGGGCTGTAA
- a CDS encoding histidine phosphatase family protein, with translation MKKQSPSVLVLVRHGETAWSRSGQHTGRTDIPLLEDGRRMGTRLRAPLSQWTFSAVWTSPLSRASDTCALAGFGDVSEPRADLMEWDYGAYEGKTKEEIRALRPGWKIWTDGVPGGESAQDVGARADRVITEARAVDGHVLVFAHSHLLRVLGARWLGLAATEGRFFVLGTAAISVLSLDPDTQQPVIQRWNDMSHLS, from the coding sequence ATGAAGAAGCAGTCCCCCTCAGTGCTCGTCCTCGTCCGCCACGGAGAAACCGCCTGGAGCCGCAGCGGCCAGCACACGGGACGCACGGACATCCCCCTCCTGGAAGACGGGCGCCGCATGGGCACCCGGCTGCGCGCGCCCCTGAGCCAGTGGACCTTCTCCGCGGTGTGGACGAGCCCCCTGAGCCGCGCGAGCGACACGTGCGCCCTGGCGGGCTTCGGGGATGTCTCCGAGCCACGAGCGGACCTGATGGAGTGGGATTATGGCGCATATGAGGGCAAGACGAAGGAGGAGATCCGCGCCCTCCGGCCCGGCTGGAAGATCTGGACGGACGGGGTGCCCGGGGGCGAGTCCGCCCAGGACGTGGGCGCCCGCGCCGATCGCGTCATCACCGAGGCCCGAGCCGTGGATGGCCATGTGCTCGTCTTCGCCCACAGTCACCTGTTGAGGGTGCTCGGCGCGCGCTGGCTCGGTCTGGCCGCCACCGAGGGACGCTTCTTCGTGCTAGGCACCGCGGCCATCAGCGTGCTGTCGCTCGATCCGGACACGCAGCAGCCCGTCATCCAGCGCTGGAACGACATGTCCCACCTGTCTTGA
- a CDS encoding tannase/feruloyl esterase family alpha/beta hydrolase codes for MNALHPSRNRLASSRLGKGAAAALLLGVSACDHPTPQEKGCESLAGRTVEGVTLSGARLVAATGAVPEYCQVTGTLPPSLDFEVRLPSAWNDKTLFIGGGGFDGSIPSADSYTARGYASIASNGGHAGSAFDGSFATDPVKFDDFADLSTHRVLPVAKAIIREHYGRNSARTWFEGCSNGGREALIEAQRWPEDFDGIIARAPAYNFVELMLTFNRHAQQFSRPGAMLPKAKLELLSQAVLAACDAKDGLTDGVISNPAACQFDPTVLQCPGAEGDNCLTAPQVESVKTVYSPYRVNGKTLNEGWPPGGEADPDNWTAWITGGGNISLSGGALFAQGLIRSFITQDPAYDALAFQITDWLPRIDEVSARVSALDADLSRFRARGGKLILWHGGTDAAISQKGTEVYYEKVRQTAGGQEAADTFVEYFPAPGVNHCFGGAGPDSVDLLPALEAWVEGGPPPSQTGLVIRKEASTRGSALARPLCKYPRYPKYNGAGDAALAESFTCVEP; via the coding sequence ATGAACGCGCTTCATCCATCACGAAACAGGCTGGCGTCCTCACGCCTCGGGAAGGGAGCGGCGGCGGCCCTGCTCCTGGGCGTGAGCGCCTGCGATCACCCGACGCCCCAGGAAAAGGGCTGCGAGAGCCTCGCGGGAAGGACCGTGGAGGGCGTCACCCTCTCCGGGGCCCGCCTCGTCGCCGCGACCGGAGCCGTGCCGGAGTACTGCCAGGTGACGGGCACCCTGCCTCCGTCCCTGGACTTCGAGGTGCGGCTGCCCTCCGCGTGGAATGACAAGACGCTCTTCATCGGGGGCGGTGGCTTCGATGGCTCCATCCCCAGCGCGGACAGCTACACGGCGCGGGGCTATGCCTCCATCGCCTCGAATGGAGGCCACGCCGGCAGTGCCTTCGATGGCTCCTTCGCCACGGATCCGGTCAAGTTCGACGACTTCGCCGACCTGTCCACCCACCGCGTGCTGCCCGTCGCCAAGGCCATCATCCGCGAGCACTACGGACGCAACTCCGCGAGGACCTGGTTCGAGGGCTGCTCCAACGGAGGCCGCGAGGCCTTGATCGAGGCGCAGCGCTGGCCCGAGGACTTCGATGGAATCATCGCCCGGGCTCCGGCCTACAACTTCGTGGAGCTGATGCTCACGTTCAACCGCCACGCCCAACAGTTCTCCCGGCCGGGCGCCATGCTCCCCAAGGCCAAGCTCGAACTCCTGAGCCAGGCCGTGCTCGCGGCGTGTGACGCGAAGGATGGGCTCACCGACGGCGTCATCTCGAACCCGGCCGCCTGCCAGTTCGACCCCACCGTCCTCCAGTGCCCGGGCGCCGAGGGAGACAACTGCCTGACGGCGCCGCAGGTGGAGTCGGTCAAGACCGTCTACTCGCCCTATCGGGTCAACGGAAAGACGCTCAACGAGGGCTGGCCCCCGGGTGGCGAGGCGGACCCCGACAACTGGACGGCCTGGATCACGGGCGGCGGGAACATCTCTCTCTCCGGGGGAGCGCTCTTCGCCCAGGGATTGATCCGCTCCTTCATCACCCAGGATCCGGCCTACGACGCCCTGGCCTTCCAGATCACCGACTGGCTGCCCCGCATCGACGAGGTCTCCGCGCGAGTCTCCGCGCTCGACGCGGACCTGAGCCGCTTCCGGGCGCGCGGCGGCAAGCTGATTCTCTGGCACGGCGGCACCGACGCGGCCATCAGCCAGAAGGGAACGGAGGTGTACTACGAGAAGGTGCGCCAGACCGCGGGAGGGCAGGAGGCCGCGGACACCTTCGTCGAGTACTTCCCCGCGCCCGGCGTCAATCACTGCTTCGGCGGTGCCGGACCCGACAGCGTGGACCTGCTCCCCGCACTGGAGGCCTGGGTGGAGGGAGGCCCTCCTCCTTCCCAGACCGGGCTGGTGATTCGCAAGGAGGCGTCCACGAGAGGCAGCGCCCTGGCGCGGCCCTTGTGCAAGTACCCGCGCTACCCGAAGTACAACGGCGCGGGGGACGCGGCCCTGGCCGAGAGCTTCACCTGCGTGGAGCCCTGA
- a CDS encoding GON domain-containing protein — protein sequence MLTRNTPRLPLASAEPSPRSSALVTLFMGLATLSTGCDASDVGTSGDAANLRMEQRALTSAPASCQEFKSAHSPAADGEYVLYVNGDATQPWTAYCHDMAGTPTEYLSLPSTGAASNFSQYTAGYNNGGGSNVRTLYSKVRIDPATLRVSTADQTFSSSSGLLWHGLAVTSVAYASAMNCDFGNPGLGNVDLRGTSFAVAANQFEVVGYYASGQANYSSDNQVVDLWNRGECGWVSVQGADHPFNERGAQLQLQYHP from the coding sequence ATGTTGACCCGGAACACCCCCCGTCTGCCCCTGGCGAGCGCGGAGCCCTCCCCGCGCAGCTCGGCCCTCGTTACGCTCTTCATGGGGCTCGCCACGCTCTCCACGGGCTGTGACGCCAGTGACGTTGGTACGAGCGGGGATGCGGCGAACCTTCGAATGGAGCAACGGGCGCTGACCAGCGCCCCGGCGAGCTGCCAGGAATTCAAGAGCGCCCATTCTCCGGCGGCGGATGGTGAGTACGTGCTGTACGTCAACGGCGACGCAACCCAGCCCTGGACGGCCTACTGCCACGACATGGCGGGCACGCCCACGGAGTACCTGTCGCTGCCCTCGACGGGCGCCGCGAGCAACTTCTCCCAGTACACCGCGGGCTACAACAATGGGGGAGGCTCCAACGTGCGGACCCTCTACTCCAAGGTTCGCATCGACCCCGCCACCCTGCGCGTGAGCACCGCCGACCAGACCTTCTCCTCTTCTTCCGGGCTGCTCTGGCACGGCCTCGCCGTCACCTCCGTGGCCTACGCCTCGGCCATGAACTGTGACTTCGGCAATCCCGGACTGGGCAACGTCGACCTGCGGGGTACTTCGTTCGCGGTGGCGGCCAACCAGTTCGAGGTGGTGGGCTACTACGCCTCTGGCCAGGCCAACTACAGCTCGGACAACCAGGTGGTCGACCTGTGGAACCGGGGGGAGTGTGGCTGGGTGTCCGTTCAGGGCGCCGACCATCCCTTCAACGAGCGGGGCGCCCAGTTGCAGCTCCAGTACCACCCGTAG
- a CDS encoding tannase/feruloyl esterase family alpha/beta hydrolase, with protein MRKIPHLTHALALLLLSEAACTHMRPPSESQHTPCEGFRARTLEGATLTSARLVAAAGALPEYCEVKGQLPPSLSFEVRLPTAWNGRTVYNGGGAYDGFIIPGDEFIARGYASVASDGGHAGSPMDGSFAMDPAKLDDFAFLSVHRVLPVARAVIREHYGRDATRTWFEGCSNGGREGLISAQRWPEDFDGVIAHAPGYNFVELMLTFNHHAQRLAQPGAMPSRAQLASLGRAVLAACDAKDGLADGVISNPTACTFDPAVLQCQGAVGDDCLTPAQVASARTLASPYVLEGKTLGLGWPVGDAEDPGGWAAWRTEDGKIESTAGFRFSQEMIRYFITQDPAYDALAFNPSEWHARIDALTARISAHDTDLSRFRAHGGKLILRHGGADGILTQRATAAYYEALVRAAGGQEAADTFVEYFPAPGVQHCGGGAGPSQVDLLSALEDWVERGVPPSQARLVAHKPSATGQPVLSRPVCKYPRYPRYNGSGDEARAESFTCSEP; from the coding sequence ATGCGAAAGATCCCTCACCTCACGCATGCACTCGCCCTGCTCCTGTTGAGTGAGGCCGCATGCACGCACATGCGGCCCCCCTCCGAGTCCCAACACACGCCCTGCGAGGGCTTTCGCGCCAGGACGTTGGAGGGGGCCACGCTCACCAGCGCCCGGCTCGTGGCCGCGGCGGGCGCACTGCCAGAATACTGCGAGGTGAAGGGCCAATTGCCTCCCTCGCTCTCCTTCGAGGTGCGGCTGCCCACGGCGTGGAATGGCCGGACGGTCTACAACGGGGGCGGGGCCTACGACGGCTTCATCATCCCCGGAGATGAATTCATCGCGAGGGGCTACGCCTCGGTCGCCTCGGACGGAGGCCATGCCGGGAGCCCCATGGATGGCTCGTTCGCGATGGATCCGGCCAAACTCGACGACTTCGCCTTCCTGTCCGTGCACCGCGTGCTGCCCGTGGCCCGGGCCGTCATCCGCGAGCACTACGGCCGCGACGCCACGAGGACCTGGTTCGAGGGCTGCTCCAACGGAGGCCGCGAGGGGCTGATCTCCGCGCAGCGCTGGCCCGAGGACTTCGACGGAGTCATCGCCCACGCCCCGGGCTACAACTTCGTGGAGCTGATGCTCACGTTCAACCACCACGCCCAGCGGCTCGCCCAACCGGGCGCCATGCCCTCGCGCGCACAGCTCGCGAGCCTGGGCCGGGCGGTGCTCGCGGCCTGTGACGCGAAGGATGGCCTCGCCGATGGCGTCATCTCCAACCCCACCGCCTGCACGTTCGACCCCGCCGTCCTCCAGTGCCAGGGCGCCGTCGGCGACGATTGCCTGACGCCCGCCCAGGTGGCCTCGGCCCGGACACTCGCCTCGCCCTACGTGCTCGAGGGAAAGACGCTCGGCCTGGGCTGGCCCGTGGGCGACGCGGAGGACCCCGGCGGATGGGCCGCGTGGCGCACGGAGGACGGGAAGATCGAGAGCACGGCGGGCTTCCGCTTCTCCCAGGAGATGATCCGCTACTTCATCACCCAGGACCCGGCCTACGACGCCCTGGCCTTCAACCCCTCCGAGTGGCACGCCCGCATCGACGCGTTGACGGCGCGGATCTCCGCCCACGACACGGACCTGAGCCGCTTCCGGGCCCATGGCGGCAAGCTCATCCTCCGGCACGGCGGCGCCGACGGAATCCTCACCCAGCGGGCCACGGCCGCGTACTACGAGGCCCTGGTGCGCGCGGCGGGGGGGCAGGAGGCCGCGGACACGTTCGTCGAGTACTTCCCCGCCCCGGGCGTCCAGCACTGCGGAGGCGGAGCCGGACCCAGCCAGGTGGACCTCCTCTCCGCGCTGGAGGACTGGGTGGAGCGCGGCGTCCCGCCCTCCCAGGCGAGGCTGGTGGCCCACAAGCCGAGCGCCACGGGACAACCCGTCCTGTCCCGCCCCGTGTGCAAGTACCCGCGCTACCCGCGCTACAACGGCTCGGGGGACGAGGCACGCGCGGAGAGCTTCACCTGCTCGGAGCCCTGA